ACTATGACACCCGTTCTTTGGGACTTGTACTGCTGGTAGTCCTCGAGGACGTCTGGCTGGCCACCAATGACAACACCGTCATCAAGGATCTCCAGAGCTGGAATACGGGTCACTaccttgagctccttcTCAATGTAGTCCTCGACAAGTTGCGAGATCTCGCCTGCTTTCTTTATTCCAATGATACCCTGTGGATTGGCGACCTGCAAATAGATAGTCTGTCTGGCTGGTGGATAGGCAGGATCTATCACAGAAAAGGTGGCGCCCGCCTTGAGCACACCAATGACGGCCACCATCAGGTCGACGCCTCTGTACGCATAGATCATCACGACGTCACCTCTTTTGATGCCTGTTTGCACCAGATAGTGCCCGACAACATTAGAGGCCTCGTTGATCTGTCTGTACGTGAACACACGGTCTTTGGCTCCCGGCTGCAAGAACGACGCTGTCTCCACCACACACGTTCTGTCCGGGTGTTTATCGGCGTTGTCGCTAAAAATATCCTGGATCGCTCCTCTGTAGTTGCTCCAGTCCAGGTCGACAGTAGGGTCTGGAAGCACCGACTTCTGCGACTCGGTGACCAGACTGACCTTCGAGATGGCCGTTTCTGGGTGCTCAGACACGCTTTGCAAAAACTGGTTGAATTGGTCGCCCATGATTTCGATTCTGCGCTGAGAGTAGAGCAGAGAGTTGTAGTagaagctcaaagaaaGCTCCTCTCCGGATTTGTGCAAAAAAACGGCAATGTCTCTCACAGAGCCTGGAACCGAGGTTGAAAGCTGTTCGTTTTCGTGGGCGTACTGGAAAGAAACGGTAAACAACGCAGGAGGGGACTCTAAACCCTTGGATTTCTGGAAGTAGGCAGCGATGTCTTCAAGCGGCACAAGATTTTTAGTGCCGATATCGTAGGTCTCTGCCACCTGGCGAGAAAACTCTTTGAACGAGAGGGCCGGATCAATAGAAAGTCTGACAATAAAGGCCTCTCCGGCTGGCGTGTTTGTGGCCACGACAATATCGTCGTCTCCGGTAAGTCTGTACACTAAAACCATCCAAGTAGCCAGGAGGTCCTGGAATGAGGCGGCCGTCTTCAGGGGCACAGACAGCCTGGACTCCACAATCTTGCCGGTGGTTGGTCTGTTGAAATCCAGTGGCACAACATTGAGCGTTGGGGTGTCGAGCTTGGTTGTCCAGTACTCCATGACtctttgatgaaaaaaCGGTGGATGAAATTTAATGCGTAAATTCGCTCTGTCACAAGAAAACGCGGGTCGAAAAACACATCCAAAAAGAATTACCAGAGAACATCGGTGGATTAATTGCCATGTCGCAGCGGAAATTGCAACAGTAAGTAGCCGGCACCGCGCTGAACTAACCAATTAGAGAGATAGACAGAGTATTCAAGAAAGTGAAGGAAGGGCTCGAGGAGTTCGACTTCATCTACGACAAGCTCCAGAGCTGCGACCAGCAGTCGCAGaaggagaagttggagaacgatttgaagaaggagatcaagaaattgcAACGACACAGAGAGCAGATCAAGACCTGGATGTCTGGAAATGAAGTGAAggacaaaaaacagctcaTAGAGCACCGTCGACTCATAGAGCACGAGATGGAGAGATTCAAGGAGGTGGAGAAAATCATGAAGACCAAGGCGTTTTCGAACGAGGCTCTCGCGTCCACAGACGTCACGTTGGACCCAAGACAGCgcgagaagctggagtGTGCCGAATTCATCCAGTCGAtgatcgaggagctcgaccGCCAGGATGAGAGCATCGAGGCAcagatcgaccagatcACGAGCTcgctcaagaagaaaaagtcCGACGCCTCCAAACAGACACAGATCGACGCGCTCagcgagcagctcgagcgcCACAAGTGGCACGTGGGGAAACTGGAGACGATTTTGCGGctgctcgaaaacgacaacCTCGAGGTCGACCAGATCAACGacatcaaggaggacaTCGAATACTACGTGCAGTCGAACCAGGACAGCTCGTTTGTTGAAGATGACACGTTCTACGACGAGCTTGGacttgacgagctggaagaaggTTTCCGTGTTGTTCAGGCTGGCcatgacgacgacgacgacgacgaccgCGACGACAAGGAGTCCAAACCCACAACCAGAAagtccagcaccagcacaCAGAGTATGCTTCCAACAACGTCCTCAACTAGCCAGGGTCCTGCTCCCGACCATTTGCACCACGTTCCACCTCTAGCTGCCACAGCAGCTCCATCTAGTCGGATACCGTCTGCCAGCCACCAGCTACCACAGCTGTCCCAAAACAGCCAGACAAGCTCTCCTCTTGTGCGGGCTGCTAACCTCACACCCGCAGCGTCCAGTTCGACGACGCCAAAGCTTAAATACGCCTCCGTGGTGAGCACAGGACTGCCTGCTGCAGACAAAGGCCGGGCTTCTCCGTCGGTCTCCACGGGACTACCTCATCCAGCAGACAGCACCAGGGAAAGCACTGCTTCTCCACAGCAATTTTCCTTCCTCGACGCATCCAACTACACACATCTGCCCGAAGGAATAAGAGACTATGTGAGCTGTCTGGAGGCAGCTAAGACGCGCCATGAAagtgctgaaaaacgcaGTCTGGAAACCATCTTCCCGCAGCTGGAGTCGTCACTGCTCAATTGTCCCGACTCCTACGACTCTGACAAGCCTCGCAATTACCAGCCGACCAACCAGTTCACCACCCAAACGTGTTTTCCGCAGGAGCCGGCTGTGGAAATCACGGGCTCGACTAAGCTCttgcagaagctgaagatCGACACTCTGGCCTACTGCTTCTACTACCACAACATCAAATACAAGAGCCCGTTCACAACAATCAACAACCTCAATAGTCCGGGCGACGATTATCTCCAGTACATTGCTGCCAACGAGTTTATCCGGCGTGGATGGAAATATCATAAAGAATTGAAGACGTGGTTCCTCAAAGACGGTGACGAGTGGAAAATGTTTGACTATAAGGATTCCTGGTCAGTGAAGAGCCAGCCGGGATTCAGCTTTGAACCCCAACAGGAGCAGACTCTGTAATATATCAGATGTACCATTATCTATAAGTCTATTAAGAGCATTCTTTTTGTAGAAAAACCTCACTGAAATGCTTACACTGTCTATAGCACTCCTCAAAGCCGTCGCGACCGCCGTAGTACGGGTCGTCCactattttctccagctttgGATCCTCCTTCCAGTCGCCAAAAAGACACACCCTGGCCTTACTGCCCGAAGGACGCTTGTGCTCAAGAGAACGAAGATTGTAGTTGTCCATACAGAGAATGTAGTCAAAGTCGTGGAAATGCTGCGGTTTGATTTGCTGGGCACGATGGTTGATAGGAACGTTGTGCGCTTCACATGTAGCCACAGTTCTCTGGTCCGGAGTTTCTCCCAGATGATAAGAATGGGTGCCAAAGGAGTCCACCTTGGTGATGACTGAGCTGAGCCCTTTCTGCTCTACGAGCTGCGAAAAAACCGCCTCCGCCATAGGCGAGCGACAACTGCTGGTTAGCTGGCCAATAGCGTGTACTTACATGTTTCCTGTGCAAACGAAGGCCACCTTCATGTAAAGctaaataaataaaaaattattcgtcgatcgacgcgtcgtATTTATTGCAATTTGCTCAGCAGAGCATTGAGATCTACATTAACAGGAATCTCCTGGCGTTTGGCAGGcggctcttcctcgtcctctggAGCGGACCGTTTGCTTTCGGCCGTAAAGCTGGAGATGAAATCCGAAGGAGTCTCGTAGGTGGGAACATCGTTGTCCTGTGCTTCATCTCCATTACCGTAGCTAGGAATCTCATCCCCATTGCTGTAGCCAGGCAcatcctcctcgtcctcgtcacCTTTGTATGTGGGAagctcttcgtcgtcatcgtcgttATTGAGGGTGTTCTCGATCTCTGTCTTACGCTGTTGAGCAGAATTTTTGATCGAATCcaatttctccagtttcGTTTGATCGAGGTTTATCCAGTCTCGCTGGACCTGAATTAGAGATTCGAGACTAGCGATGAGTTTTTCTCTCAACTCTGTCTGGTTTTTGATGCTAGTTTCCAACGCTTCGCTGCCTTTCACAAGCCCTTCCAGTTGACCGACCAGGATGTGCGGTTCAGGAAGATTTTCCGCTTTTAAGGTGCTCTGGTACGTTTCCGAGAGACTGGCAAATTTTGTGCTTGTGGCAGAGGATATCTGTTTTAAATGGTCATACTGAAGAGCCGCCTCGATCAGTTCTGAAGGACATTTCTGATAAGCAGCAGGCTCCGTCTGATGAGTTTTGTGCTGCGCGAGGGTCTGTGCCGGTTGCTGTCCTATGAGGTTCATTAGCTTATTCACGTAATCGCTGGGATAGATATTTCTATCTTTCCAGACCTGGAGAACTTTAAGGAACTTGGGTCTGTCTGCACCTGGATTAATCTGTTGGAGCACTTGTGGGAGCACTTTCTTAAATCCCTCCGTGAAGCCTGCGTTTCTGGGATCTTTGCGGCTCAATTGGACAATGTCGTTGGCCAAGTAGAATAATGTTAATTTGTTTGGCTGAGACGTTATTTCCTTGACCCACAGATCCACAATGGTGGAAGCCTCCCGATAATGAAACATAATCCATTGTGAGGTCGTCTGGATGCTTTGCTGCGTGGGAACCAGCGCTGCAAGCTTGACTTTGGCACGATCCACGGAAAAGCTCATAAATAAATGctgaatatttttttggttcTGAGCCCTAGAATATAATAAGACGCGGTAGCAAATTGCGGTGTCCGTATGGAAGTGCGGACGTTAGGCAATGGAGCCGCCAAGCAGACATCACAAGAATTGTTTCAGCTTTGCAACGGTGGCTCCGAAAGCAGGTACCACGATGACAGTTCGCAATTAACCACAGATCTGCTAAAAATCAAAACTCACCCAGGTCCACCGGTGTGGAAATCTCTAGCACAGCC
This window of the Ogataea parapolymorpha DL-1 chromosome VII, whole genome shotgun sequence genome carries:
- a CDS encoding ccr4-not transcription subunit 3, encoding MSQRKLQQEIDRVFKKVKEGLEEFDFIYDKLQSCDQQSQKEKLENDLKKEIKKLQRHREQIKTWMSGNEVKDKKQLIEHRRLIEHEMERFKEVEKIMKTKAFSNEALASTDVTLDPRQREKLECAEFIQSMIEELDRQDESIEAQIDQITSSLKKKKSDASKQTQIDALSEQLERHKWHVGKLETILRLLENDNLEVDQINDIKEDIEYYVQSNQDSSFVEDDTFYDELGLDELEEGFRVVQAGHDDDDDDDRDDKESKPTTRKSSTSTQSMLPTTSSTSQGPAPDHLHHVPPLAATAAPSSRIPSASHQLPQLSQNSQTSSPLVRAANLTPAASSSTTPKLKYASVVSTGLPAADKGRASPSVSTGLPHPADSTRESTASPQQFSFLDASNYTHLPEGIRDYVSCLEAAKTRHESAEKRSLETIFPQLESSLLNCPDSYDSDKPRNYQPTNQFTTQTCFPQEPAVEITGSTKLLQKLKIDTLAYCFYYHNIKYKSPFTTINNLNSPGDDYLQYIAANEFIRRGWKYHKELKTWFLKDGDEWKMFDYKDSWSVKSQPGFSFEPQQEQTL
- a CDS encoding protein-tyrosine phosphatase, with the protein product MKVAFVCTGNICRSPMAEAVFSQLVEQKGLSSVITKVDSFGTHSYHLGETPDQRTVATCEAHNVPINHRAQQIKPQHFHDFDYILCMDNYNLRSLEHKRPSGSKARVCLFGDWKEDPKLEKIVDDPYYGGRDGFEECYRQCKHFSEVFLQKECS
- a CDS encoding Regulation of nuclear pre-mRNA domain-containing protein 2 codes for the protein MSFSVDRAKVKLAALVPTQQSIQTTSQWIMFHYREASTIVDLWVKEITSQPNKLTLFYLANDIVQLSRKDPRNAGFTEGFKKVLPQVLQQINPGADRPKFLKVLQVWKDRNIYPSDYVNKLMNLIGQQPAQTLAQHKTHQTEPAAYQKCPSELIEAALQYDHLKQISSATSTKFASLSETYQSTLKAENLPEPHILVGQLEGLVKGSEALETSIKNQTELREKLIASLESLIQVQRDWINLDQTKLEKLDSIKNSAQQRKTEIENTLNNDDDDEELPTYKGDEDEEDVPGYSNGDEIPSYGNGDEAQDNDVPTYETPSDFISSFTAESKRSAPEDEEEPPAKRQEIPVNVDLNALLSKLQ